From Primulina tabacum isolate GXHZ01 chromosome 2, ASM2559414v2, whole genome shotgun sequence, one genomic window encodes:
- the LOC142537547 gene encoding uncharacterized protein LOC142537547, with translation MGDADRVRRTTYMFINDASLWWEGVEHVIDLTTLSWAQFKEIFYEKYFSADVRGPLKREFISLCQGDTTVAEFVRKFERDCHFVPLISRDPAEKMRHFMDGLRPAIRRDVMMMRLVDYAAATTYAFQAEQALKDIDFEVHRKRCFICKEEGHKADDCPKKKAHTMGRTYVMHAEEAEEESDTTFITGNLVIERFYIAFIA, from the exons ATGGGAGACGCTGACAGAGTTAGGCGTACCACCTACATGTTTATAAATGATGCTTCCCTTTGGTGGGAAGGTGTGGAGCATGTGATTGATTTAACGACACTTTCATGGGCTCAATTCAAGGAAATTttctatgagaagtattttAGTGCTGATGTTCGAGGGCCTTTGAAGAGGGAGTTTATAAGTCTCTGTCAAGGGGACACGACCGTGGCTgaatttgtgaggaagtttgagagggattgtcactttgtgcccctcattTCTAGAGATCCTGCTGAAAAGATgagacacttcatggatggacTTCGACCTGCCATCCGTcgtgatgtgatgatgatgcgCCTAGTGGATTATGCTGCTGCCACTACTTATGCATTCCAAGCCGAGCAAGcattgaaagatattgattttgaagTGCATCGCAAAAG ATGCTTTATTTGCAAGGAGGAAGGGCATAAGGCTGatgattgcccaaagaagaaAGCACATACAATGGGAAGaacttatgttatgcatgccgaggaggctgaaGAGGAGTCAGACACGACATTTATCaccggtaacctagttattgaacgtttttatattgccttTATTGCttga